The proteins below come from a single Carassius carassius chromosome 11, fCarCar2.1, whole genome shotgun sequence genomic window:
- the LOC132152602 gene encoding interferon alpha/beta receptor 1a-like isoform X3, producing the protein MEVLLGVCVVVLAEVCAGLRCPENLSTVDSLNTRYVLRWDWPQETAVDQTVTFTAQYISERLFQKPRHEKHWISVCVHVLEHRCDFTGAVLHYLALYHLRVRASTPQQSSGWVQIRFCPDKHAALGPPSSVKLTSIKGHLEINITDPLTSTNQSMKTLLDNNLSYLIQYWRRSEDPQKAEVLQTENNIVMLTGLDRQTWYCVRVQSRYDFYNKTSVFSDTHCTRTGGQMLYWQIFLCFLLSLLLCFLLVLLLSFCFYKMFTLLKSTFCPAVHLPDHIQELWSSDCTAPQLLAPESPESVCEPLVTACTELDAALVNTEDQDFSTHSRHRSGDSGVYSTEEDSSTDEAQRRAA; encoded by the exons ATGGAGGTTCTTCTCGGAGTGTGTGTTGTGGTGCTGGCCGAAGTGTGCGCAG gcctCAGGTGTCCTGAGAACCTCAGCACCGTGGACTCTCTCAACACTCGTTATGTGCTGCGGTGGGACTGGCCTCAGGAGACCGCGGTCGACCAGACCGTCACCTTCACTGCGCAGTATATATC GGAGCGCCTCTTCCAGAAGCCCCGTCATGAGAAGCACTGGATCTCGGTGTGTGTCCATGTTTTGGAGCATCGCTGTGATTTCACTGGAGCTGTTTTGCATTACTTGGCCTTATATCATCTGCGCGTGCGGGCCAGCACGCCACAGCAGTCCTCCGGCTGGGTCCAGATCCGATTCTGTCCTGATAAACACG CTGCTTTAGGTCCTCCGTCCAGCGTGAAGCTGACGTCTATTAAAGGACATCTAGAGATCAACATCACTGACCCTTTGACCAGCACTAACCAGTCCATGAAGACACTGCTGGACAACAATCTGAGCTACCTCATCCAGTACTGGAGGCGCTCTGAGGATCCGCAG AAGGCTGAAGTCCTGCAGACAGAGAACAATATTGTGATGCTGACCGGTCTGGACAGACAGACGTGGTACTGTGTGAGAGTCCAGAGCCGCTACGACTTCTACAACAAGACCAGTGTCTTCAGCGACACACACTGCACACGCACTGGAG gTCAGATGCTGTACTGGCAGATATTCCTGTGCTtcctgctctctctgctgctgtgCTTCCTGCTGGTGCTGCTGTTGTCCTTCTGCTTTTACAAGATGTTCACGCTCTTAAAGAGCACCTTCTGCCCAGCCGTTCACCTCCCGGATCACATTCAGGAG ctGTGGTCGTCTGACTGCACAGCTCCGCAGCTGCTGGCCCCTGAGTCTCCAGAGTCTGTGTGTGAGCCGCTGGTCACGGCCTGCACTGAGCTGGACGCTGCGCTGGTCAACACTGAGGATCAGGACTTCAGCACACACAGCCGGCACCGCAGCGGAGACTCGGGCGTTTACTCCACCGAGGAGGACTCCAGTACAGATGAAGCTCAGAGGAGAGCGGCATGA
- the LOC132152602 gene encoding interferon alpha/beta receptor 1a-like isoform X2, whose amino-acid sequence MEVLLGVCVVVLAEVCAGGAVGAAEYRAFTANSTEQSNAVLTGLRCPENLSTVDSLNTRYVLRWDWPQETAVDQTVTFTAQYISERLFQKPRHEKHWISVCVHVLEHRCDFTGAVLHYLALYHLRVRASTPQQSSGWVQIRFCPDKHAALGPPSSVKLTSIKGHLEINITDPLTSTNQSMKTLLDNNLSYLIQYWRRSEDPQKAEVLQTENNIVMLTGLDRQTWYCVRVQSRYDFYNKTSVFSDTHCTRTGGQMLYWQIFLCFLLSLLLCFLLVLLLSFCFYKMFTLLKSTFCPAVHLPDHIQELWSSDCTAPQLLAPESPESVCEPLVTACTELDAALVNTEDQDFSTHSRHRSGDSGVYSTEEDSSTDEAQRRAA is encoded by the exons ATGGAGGTTCTTCTCGGAGTGTGTGTTGTGGTGCTGGCCGAAGTGTGCGCAG GGGGCGCTGTCGGAGCAGCAGAATACAGAGCTTTCACTGCTAACAGCACGGAGCAAAGCAACGCTGTGCTAACAG gcctCAGGTGTCCTGAGAACCTCAGCACCGTGGACTCTCTCAACACTCGTTATGTGCTGCGGTGGGACTGGCCTCAGGAGACCGCGGTCGACCAGACCGTCACCTTCACTGCGCAGTATATATC GGAGCGCCTCTTCCAGAAGCCCCGTCATGAGAAGCACTGGATCTCGGTGTGTGTCCATGTTTTGGAGCATCGCTGTGATTTCACTGGAGCTGTTTTGCATTACTTGGCCTTATATCATCTGCGCGTGCGGGCCAGCACGCCACAGCAGTCCTCCGGCTGGGTCCAGATCCGATTCTGTCCTGATAAACACG CTGCTTTAGGTCCTCCGTCCAGCGTGAAGCTGACGTCTATTAAAGGACATCTAGAGATCAACATCACTGACCCTTTGACCAGCACTAACCAGTCCATGAAGACACTGCTGGACAACAATCTGAGCTACCTCATCCAGTACTGGAGGCGCTCTGAGGATCCGCAG AAGGCTGAAGTCCTGCAGACAGAGAACAATATTGTGATGCTGACCGGTCTGGACAGACAGACGTGGTACTGTGTGAGAGTCCAGAGCCGCTACGACTTCTACAACAAGACCAGTGTCTTCAGCGACACACACTGCACACGCACTGGAG gTCAGATGCTGTACTGGCAGATATTCCTGTGCTtcctgctctctctgctgctgtgCTTCCTGCTGGTGCTGCTGTTGTCCTTCTGCTTTTACAAGATGTTCACGCTCTTAAAGAGCACCTTCTGCCCAGCCGTTCACCTCCCGGATCACATTCAGGAG ctGTGGTCGTCTGACTGCACAGCTCCGCAGCTGCTGGCCCCTGAGTCTCCAGAGTCTGTGTGTGAGCCGCTGGTCACGGCCTGCACTGAGCTGGACGCTGCGCTGGTCAACACTGAGGATCAGGACTTCAGCACACACAGCCGGCACCGCAGCGGAGACTCGGGCGTTTACTCCACCGAGGAGGACTCCAGTACAGATGAAGCTCAGAGGAGAGCGGCATGA
- the LOC132152602 gene encoding interferon alpha/beta receptor 1a-like isoform X1 has product MEVLLGVCVVVLAEVCAAGGAVGAAEYRAFTANSTEQSNAVLTGLRCPENLSTVDSLNTRYVLRWDWPQETAVDQTVTFTAQYISERLFQKPRHEKHWISVCVHVLEHRCDFTGAVLHYLALYHLRVRASTPQQSSGWVQIRFCPDKHAALGPPSSVKLTSIKGHLEINITDPLTSTNQSMKTLLDNNLSYLIQYWRRSEDPQKAEVLQTENNIVMLTGLDRQTWYCVRVQSRYDFYNKTSVFSDTHCTRTGGQMLYWQIFLCFLLSLLLCFLLVLLLSFCFYKMFTLLKSTFCPAVHLPDHIQELWSSDCTAPQLLAPESPESVCEPLVTACTELDAALVNTEDQDFSTHSRHRSGDSGVYSTEEDSSTDEAQRRAA; this is encoded by the exons ATGGAGGTTCTTCTCGGAGTGTGTGTTGTGGTGCTGGCCGAAGTGTGCGCAG CAGGGGGCGCTGTCGGAGCAGCAGAATACAGAGCTTTCACTGCTAACAGCACGGAGCAAAGCAACGCTGTGCTAACAG gcctCAGGTGTCCTGAGAACCTCAGCACCGTGGACTCTCTCAACACTCGTTATGTGCTGCGGTGGGACTGGCCTCAGGAGACCGCGGTCGACCAGACCGTCACCTTCACTGCGCAGTATATATC GGAGCGCCTCTTCCAGAAGCCCCGTCATGAGAAGCACTGGATCTCGGTGTGTGTCCATGTTTTGGAGCATCGCTGTGATTTCACTGGAGCTGTTTTGCATTACTTGGCCTTATATCATCTGCGCGTGCGGGCCAGCACGCCACAGCAGTCCTCCGGCTGGGTCCAGATCCGATTCTGTCCTGATAAACACG CTGCTTTAGGTCCTCCGTCCAGCGTGAAGCTGACGTCTATTAAAGGACATCTAGAGATCAACATCACTGACCCTTTGACCAGCACTAACCAGTCCATGAAGACACTGCTGGACAACAATCTGAGCTACCTCATCCAGTACTGGAGGCGCTCTGAGGATCCGCAG AAGGCTGAAGTCCTGCAGACAGAGAACAATATTGTGATGCTGACCGGTCTGGACAGACAGACGTGGTACTGTGTGAGAGTCCAGAGCCGCTACGACTTCTACAACAAGACCAGTGTCTTCAGCGACACACACTGCACACGCACTGGAG gTCAGATGCTGTACTGGCAGATATTCCTGTGCTtcctgctctctctgctgctgtgCTTCCTGCTGGTGCTGCTGTTGTCCTTCTGCTTTTACAAGATGTTCACGCTCTTAAAGAGCACCTTCTGCCCAGCCGTTCACCTCCCGGATCACATTCAGGAG ctGTGGTCGTCTGACTGCACAGCTCCGCAGCTGCTGGCCCCTGAGTCTCCAGAGTCTGTGTGTGAGCCGCTGGTCACGGCCTGCACTGAGCTGGACGCTGCGCTGGTCAACACTGAGGATCAGGACTTCAGCACACACAGCCGGCACCGCAGCGGAGACTCGGGCGTTTACTCCACCGAGGAGGACTCCAGTACAGATGAAGCTCAGAGGAGAGCGGCATGA